Proteins from one Triticum aestivum cultivar Chinese Spring chromosome 7A, IWGSC CS RefSeq v2.1, whole genome shotgun sequence genomic window:
- the LOC123146899 gene encoding uncharacterized protein, producing the protein MKLTTTATDTNGEKEYIMETMQCFLFARDNLPNDVYREFLKTMTEVWKYWADPDGEIRNICPENCIETALKLFPGWATVKQSFLNFTEGRSPIEGNENVDADVEAVVVNPLLHEPMDFLSRLKN; encoded by the exons ATGAAGTTGACAACGACAGCTACGGATACAAACGGGGAAAAAGAATACATTATGGAGACTATGCAATGCTTTCTATTTGCTAGAGACAACCTCCCCAACGACGTGTACCGTGAGTTTCTCAAGACCATGACCGAGGTTTGGAAATACTG GGCTGACCCTGATGGTGAAATAAGGAACATCTGCCCTGAAAACTGCATAGAGACGGCGTTGAAGCTATTCCCGGGCTGGGCTACAGTTAAGCAGAGCTTCCTGAACTTTACTGAAGGCCGTAGCCCCATCGAAGGCAATGAAAATGTCGATGCTGATGTTGAAGCCGTTGTTGTGAACCCCTTGCTACATGAACCAATGGATTTTCTTTCCAGATTGAAG AACTAG